In the Topomyia yanbarensis strain Yona2022 chromosome 3, ASM3024719v1, whole genome shotgun sequence genome, one interval contains:
- the LOC131694161 gene encoding uncharacterized protein LOC131694161 has translation MLEETHYNTVNNFVDFHKAYRSTHSASPDLRTHFQNYMIPINRRHHMCVSLGMEIVSRLAEYYPQIAKHFYLVSCEEAVEEYESYVNHCEEKNIEHAGPTLEKEHAMVAMKVVVGGREGVLILDPGYHVARAVTVMKDQNYPHTGWFTQSDEPHCKREYCYEISNHCVNYITWTERVTRAGKQQYEMSVIYMERPYRTAIDVTVRRNLVYNFRSLLSRDAKGRVCSGLYFPVVLNSADAQVTLFYDSANDTQVKQKLKFSFFRDPQKIPENIMTHLNNLALQLRMELSELVSLMGDLAGAVQDVEFVKQVLDINNSINEMSADN, from the exons ATGTTGGAGGAGACTCATTACAATACAGTGAACAATTTTGTGGATTTTCACAAGGCTTACCGCAGCACTCACAGTGCCAGCCCGGATCTTAGAACACATTTCCAGAACTATATGATACCGATTAATCGCCGCCATCACATGTGCGTCAGTCTAGGAATGGAAATTGTTTCGAG ATTGGCGGAGTATTACCCCCAAATTGCTAAACACTTCTACTTGGTCTCATGTGAGGAGGCAGTAGAGGAGTACGAATCGTACGTTAACCACTGCGAAGAAAAGAACATCGAGCATGCGGGACCAACTTTGGAGAAGGAGCATGCAATGGTGGCCATGAAAGTCGTAGTCGGAGGAAGAGAAGGTGTGTTAATACTCGATCCAGGCTATCATGTGGCACGCGCTGTTACTGTAATGAAAGATCAAAATTACCCGCATACCGGCTGGTTTACGCAATCTGATGAACCACACTGCAAACGAGAGTACTGCTATGAAATAAGCAACCACTGTGTGAACTACATCACCTGGACTGAACGTGTGACACGCGCCGGCAAGCAGCAGTACGAAATGTCAGTAATTTATATGGAACGTCCATACCGAACGGCCATTGATGTTACGGTACGTAGGAATTTGGTATACAATTTCCGTTCGCTACTGTCGCGTGATGCTAAAGGCCGTGTCTGTTCCGGGTTGTACTTCCCGGTCGTACTGAATTCAGCTGATGCGCAAGTGACGCTTTTTTACGACAGTGCCAATGACACACAAGTGAAGCAGAAACttaaattctcattttttagaGATCCCCAAAAA ATCCCAGAGAACATAATGACTCATCTAAACAATCTGGCACTACAACTGAGAATGGAATTGAGTGAGCTTGTTAGCCTAATGGGTGACCTTGCAGGAGCTGTGCAGGATGTGGAATTTGTGAAGCAAGTGTTAGATATCAATAACAGTATCAACGAAATGTCTGCTGACAACTGA